In a single window of the Terriglobus roseus genome:
- a CDS encoding thioredoxin family protein, whose product MRFPGVSFVKQSALTAVFTAAVAFSVTGCKQQAPEATPTVSTTPATPAKVKPPVVTTPPAVKAHLYDDDADPNKLIAAGLKQAKKEHKRVILDFGGDWCGDCQVLDIYMHRQPNWDLLNNNFVVVHISVGHIDKNLEIGERYGVALSKGVPALAVLDANGKALYAQAGGEFESMRYMQESSVTEFLNKWKA is encoded by the coding sequence ATGCGTTTTCCGGGTGTTTCATTCGTCAAGCAATCAGCGCTCACTGCGGTCTTCACGGCTGCGGTGGCCTTCTCCGTTACGGGCTGCAAGCAGCAGGCGCCTGAGGCGACACCCACGGTATCGACCACGCCCGCGACACCGGCAAAGGTCAAGCCACCCGTTGTGACCACTCCGCCGGCCGTAAAGGCCCATCTCTACGACGATGATGCCGATCCCAACAAGCTGATCGCCGCTGGTCTGAAGCAGGCGAAGAAGGAACACAAGCGCGTGATCCTGGACTTTGGTGGCGACTGGTGCGGCGATTGCCAGGTGCTGGATATCTACATGCACCGCCAGCCTAATTGGGATCTGTTGAACAATAACTTTGTCGTTGTGCACATCTCCGTGGGTCACATCGACAAGAATCTCGAGATCGGCGAGCGCTACGGCGTTGCGTTGAGCAAGGGCGTGCCCGCTCTGGCTGTGCTGGATGCGAATGGCAAGGCGCTGTACGCACAGGCTGGCGGCGAGTTCGAATCCATGCGGTACATGCAGGAGTCCTCCGTTACGGAGTTTCTGAACAAGTGGAAGGCGTAG
- the bla gene encoding class A beta-lactamase, producing MQLQGVSLKADMLNRRNFLALSTLALPRFSFAGSRYTTLPAAIAAMEKKQGGRIGVSVLDTATRERAAYRADERFPMCSTFKFLLAAAVLHRVDTLTDDLRRQVDVPPKPLLGNSPLTEEHAGTSMTLGALCSAILTRSDNTAANVLLETIGGPNAITTYAKVIGDSVTRLDRTETSLNESLKGDPRDTTSPNAMVHNLQSLLLGDALEPDSRTQLTDWMQSSTTGLIRLRAKLPKDWRAADRTGSNGEHTTNNIAVLWPAGGRAPILVAAYITQCPGPEDKRNAMLAEIGRLVAIA from the coding sequence ATGCAGCTTCAAGGTGTTTCGCTGAAGGCAGACATGCTCAACCGCCGAAACTTCCTTGCACTCTCTACCCTCGCGCTGCCACGGTTTTCTTTCGCGGGGAGCCGGTACACAACCCTCCCAGCCGCGATCGCTGCAATGGAGAAGAAGCAGGGAGGCCGCATCGGCGTCAGCGTCCTCGACACCGCAACCAGAGAGCGCGCAGCGTATCGGGCAGACGAGCGCTTTCCCATGTGCAGCACTTTCAAGTTCCTGCTGGCCGCCGCTGTTCTGCACCGCGTCGACACACTCACGGATGACCTTCGACGCCAGGTTGACGTGCCGCCGAAGCCCCTACTCGGCAACTCGCCGCTCACCGAGGAACATGCCGGCACATCCATGACCCTCGGCGCTCTCTGCTCCGCTATTCTCACGCGCAGCGACAACACTGCCGCGAATGTTCTGCTGGAAACGATCGGTGGTCCCAACGCGATTACGACCTACGCGAAAGTCATCGGCGACAGTGTCACGCGCCTCGACCGGACGGAAACGTCACTGAACGAATCTTTGAAAGGTGATCCGCGCGACACCACCTCGCCCAATGCGATGGTGCATAATCTCCAATCGCTGCTACTGGGTGACGCGCTCGAGCCAGACTCCCGCACGCAACTGACTGACTGGATGCAGAGCAGCACCACCGGCCTCATACGCCTGCGAGCGAAGCTGCCAAAGGATTGGCGCGCGGCAGACAGGACCGGCTCCAACGGAGAGCACACCACGAACAACATTGCCGTCCTATGGCCGGCTGGCGGACGTGCGCCAATCCTCGTCGCCGCATACATCACCCAGTGTCCCGGCCCGGAAGACAAGCGGAACGCCATGCTCGCGGAGATCGGCAGACTGGTCGCGATCGCGTAA